The proteins below are encoded in one region of Tsuneonella sp. CC-YZS046:
- a CDS encoding TIGR02186 family protein, which translates to MRIFCALLALLLLGGARDPILVPEVSQHEVHVQQGFTGTELLLFGAILDPQGTRAGQDYDIVVVLKGPTQPILLREKEKIAGVWVNAHSTAFRSAPSFFAVSSSRPISQIVDERTAAIYELGLDWLQLSPSGTIRPDEQARFAAGLVDLMRRQGLYKQDGKGVRVSEQVLYQARISLPSSVQTGTYQAETFAITKGRVIASATATVEVRKFGFDRMVANFAEEHSLLYGLIAVVISVAMGWIAGRLFALI; encoded by the coding sequence GTGAGGATATTCTGCGCCCTGCTTGCCTTGCTGCTGCTGGGCGGCGCGCGCGACCCGATCCTGGTGCCGGAGGTTTCACAGCATGAAGTCCATGTCCAGCAGGGCTTCACCGGGACGGAGCTTCTGCTGTTCGGAGCGATCCTCGATCCGCAGGGCACGCGGGCCGGGCAGGATTACGATATCGTGGTGGTGCTGAAGGGGCCGACCCAGCCGATCCTGCTGCGGGAGAAGGAGAAGATCGCCGGGGTCTGGGTCAATGCCCACAGCACCGCTTTCCGTTCGGCGCCGTCCTTTTTCGCGGTTTCCTCGTCCCGGCCCATCTCGCAGATCGTGGATGAGCGCACCGCCGCGATCTACGAACTGGGCCTTGACTGGCTGCAGCTTTCCCCCTCCGGCACGATCCGGCCGGACGAGCAGGCCCGCTTCGCTGCCGGGCTGGTCGACCTGATGCGGCGGCAGGGCCTCTACAAGCAGGACGGCAAGGGCGTCCGCGTGAGCGAGCAGGTGCTTTACCAGGCGCGCATCAGCCTGCCTTCCAGCGTGCAGACCGGCACTTATCAGGCCGAGACTTTCGCCATCACCAAGGGGCGCGTGATCGCCTCGGCAACCGCGACCGTCGAGGTGCGCAAATTCGGTTTCGACAGGATGGTCGCCAATTTCGCGGAAGAACACTCGCTCCTGTATGGGCTGATCGCGGTGGTGATTTCCGTGGCGATGGGATGGATCGCCGGAAGGCTCTTCGCGCTGATTTGA
- a CDS encoding TorF family putative porin, with translation MLKSVRSLLATTAVASAAFVAFAATPALAQEESESDLTVSGNVAIVTDYRFRGVSLSDGKAAVQGGIDLAHSSGFYVGTWASSLEDSPLYGSMELDIYGGWSGEVTSGLNLDVGLLYYAYPTKDDGVGPSDIFEPYVKLSTTVGPVGATLGVAYAWDQDSLGDEDNLYLFADLEVGIPSTPITLSGHIGYTDGPLAPEYLLGGTDKTAIDWSIGASATILGGLSLGVSYIGSQGPNVDDYTDNAVVGTLSYSF, from the coding sequence ATGCTTAAGTCCGTCCGTAGCCTTCTGGCTACAACTGCTGTCGCGAGCGCTGCGTTCGTTGCTTTCGCCGCCACTCCTGCCCTGGCGCAGGAAGAAAGCGAATCCGATCTTACCGTTTCGGGCAATGTCGCCATCGTAACCGATTACCGCTTCCGCGGCGTGTCGCTCTCCGATGGTAAGGCCGCCGTCCAGGGCGGCATCGATCTCGCTCATTCGAGCGGCTTCTACGTGGGCACCTGGGCTTCCTCTCTGGAAGACTCGCCGCTTTATGGTTCCATGGAACTCGACATCTATGGCGGCTGGAGCGGGGAAGTCACTTCCGGTCTGAATCTCGATGTCGGCCTGCTCTACTACGCCTATCCGACCAAGGATGACGGCGTTGGCCCGTCCGATATCTTCGAGCCTTATGTGAAGCTTTCCACCACGGTCGGCCCGGTCGGCGCCACGCTCGGCGTCGCCTATGCCTGGGACCAGGATTCGCTGGGCGACGAGGACAACCTCTATCTCTTCGCCGATCTCGAAGTGGGGATTCCGTCCACGCCGATCACCCTGTCGGGCCACATCGGCTATACGGACGGCCCGCTTGCTCCGGAATATCTGCTGGGCGGCACCGACAAGACGGCGATCGACTGGTCGATCGGCGCTTCGGCCACCATTCTCGGCGGCCTTTCGCTGGGCGTGAGCTATATCGGCAGCCAGGGTCCGAATGTGGACGACTACACCGACAATGCGGTCGTCGGCACGCTGTCCTACAGCTTCTAG
- a CDS encoding ATP-binding protein, with translation MSDMSNLNFRTSAPAAIPGDVAPHVAAQAGVGDNAKLPIGVVLEIAGSSSQIALDLHRLNECIEDADPSIALAGQVGSQIKIRVGSGWLLASVRTQKKDGRNQQGIIANIDFLGEGEEEKLTGRIHSFRRGVTRYPIPGALVYPATNADLRQIYASDGRSAIQIGTVYPTSDIRAGLYIDALLGKHFALLGSTGTGKSTSAALILHRICEAAPEGHIVMIDPHGEYASAFRSNGMILDVSNLQMPYWLMNFEEHCEVFLTSSGNARQEDADILAKCLLQARMKNRLAEGLGKLTVDSPIPYLLSDLTNIIQNEMGKLDKATSSAPYMRIKTKIDELRADPRYQFMFSGMLVGDTMAEFISKIFRMPGNGRPISIIDVSGVPSDITSTVVAVLSRLVFDFAIWGRDEKLRPVLLVCEEAHRYVPNEKNADGSSVGRILSRIAKEGRKYGISLGLITQRPSDLAEGVLSQCGTIISMRLNNDRDQSFVKAAMPEGARGFLDSIPALRNRECIVCGEGVSIPIRVSFDNLEEVRRPASEDPSFADLWRTTGGEEEAVDRIVRRWRAQGK, from the coding sequence ATGAGCGATATGAGCAACCTGAATTTCCGGACTTCCGCGCCGGCTGCGATCCCGGGCGACGTCGCGCCGCATGTCGCGGCCCAGGCTGGCGTCGGCGACAATGCGAAATTGCCGATCGGCGTAGTGCTGGAGATTGCCGGCTCGTCGTCGCAGATCGCGCTCGACCTGCATCGCCTGAACGAATGCATCGAAGATGCCGACCCTTCCATCGCGCTGGCCGGGCAGGTCGGCAGCCAGATCAAGATCCGGGTCGGTTCCGGCTGGCTCCTCGCCAGCGTGCGCACCCAGAAGAAGGACGGGCGCAACCAGCAGGGCATCATCGCCAATATCGACTTCCTGGGGGAAGGCGAGGAGGAAAAGCTCACCGGGCGCATCCACAGCTTCCGCCGCGGCGTGACCCGCTATCCCATTCCGGGCGCGCTGGTCTATCCGGCCACCAATGCGGATCTGCGCCAGATCTACGCCAGCGACGGCCGCTCGGCCATCCAGATCGGCACGGTCTATCCCACGTCCGACATCCGCGCCGGGCTGTATATTGACGCCTTGCTGGGCAAGCATTTCGCGCTGCTCGGCTCGACCGGCACGGGCAAGTCCACCAGCGCCGCCCTGATCCTGCACCGCATCTGCGAGGCGGCGCCGGAGGGGCATATCGTGATGATCGACCCGCATGGCGAATATGCTTCGGCCTTCCGCAGCAACGGGATGATCCTGGACGTTTCCAACCTGCAGATGCCCTATTGGCTGATGAACTTCGAGGAACATTGCGAAGTCTTCCTGACCAGCAGCGGCAATGCGCGGCAGGAGGATGCGGATATTCTCGCCAAGTGCCTGCTCCAGGCGCGCATGAAGAACCGGCTCGCCGAAGGGCTGGGCAAGCTGACGGTGGATTCGCCGATTCCCTATCTCCTTTCGGACCTGACCAACATCATCCAGAACGAGATGGGGAAGCTGGACAAGGCGACGTCCAGCGCACCCTATATGCGGATCAAGACCAAGATCGACGAATTGAGGGCCGATCCCCGCTACCAGTTCATGTTCTCCGGCATGCTGGTGGGAGACACGATGGCGGAGTTCATCTCGAAGATCTTCCGCATGCCGGGCAACGGCAGGCCGATTTCCATAATCGACGTGTCCGGGGTGCCTTCGGACATCACCTCGACCGTGGTGGCCGTGCTCAGCCGCCTGGTGTTCGACTTCGCGATCTGGGGCCGCGACGAGAAGCTGCGCCCGGTGCTGCTGGTGTGCGAAGAGGCGCACCGCTATGTGCCGAACGAGAAGAACGCGGACGGTTCCTCGGTCGGCCGCATCCTGTCGCGCATCGCCAAGGAAGGCCGCAAATACGGGATCTCGCTGGGTCTCATCACGCAGCGCCCGTCGGACCTTGCCGAAGGCGTGCTTTCCCAGTGCGGCACGATCATTTCGATGCGCCTCAACAACGACCGCGACCAGAGCTTCGTGAAGGCGGCCATGCCGGAAGGCGCGCGCGGCTTCCTCGATTCCATTCCGGCGCTGCGCAATCGCGAATGCATCGTCTGCGGCGAAGGTGTGTCGATCCCGATCCGTGTGTCCTTCGACAATCTGGAGGAAGTCCGCCGCCCTGCCTCGGAAGACCCGTCCTTCGCGGATCTGTGGCGGACGACGGGTGGTGAGGAAGAGGCGGTGGATCGCATCGTCCGCCGCTGGCGCGCGCAGGGGAAGTAA
- a CDS encoding VOC family protein, with the protein MIKFLHTMIRVADPDKTVAFFRLLGLEEVRRHESAQGRFTLIFLAAPDQAGIAELELTYNWPPEDGSEPEAYDGGRNFGHIAYQVENIYETCRRLADAGVAINRPPRDGYMAFVKSPDGISVELLQRGERLAPEEPWASMENAGNW; encoded by the coding sequence TTGATCAAATTTCTTCACACCATGATCCGGGTTGCCGATCCGGACAAGACCGTGGCCTTTTTCCGGCTGCTCGGCCTTGAGGAGGTGCGGCGGCATGAATCGGCGCAGGGCCGGTTCACCCTGATATTCCTCGCGGCGCCGGATCAGGCCGGGATCGCCGAACTGGAACTGACCTACAACTGGCCGCCTGAGGATGGCAGCGAACCGGAAGCCTATGACGGCGGGCGCAATTTCGGCCATATCGCCTATCAGGTCGAGAACATCTACGAAACCTGCCGGCGGCTGGCCGATGCGGGCGTGGCGATCAACCGGCCGCCGCGCGACGGCTACATGGCCTTCGTCAAGTCGCCCGACGGCATTTCGGTGGAATTGCTCCAGCGTGGAGAGCGGCTTGCGCCGGAGGAACCCTGGGCCAGCATGGAGAATGCCGGAAACTGGTGA
- a CDS encoding sulfite exporter TauE/SafE family protein codes for MDVYLPIANLSVNGLVIVALGALTGILSGVFGVGGGFLTTPLLIFYGVPPTVAAASAASQVTGASVSGVLAHAQRGGVDYRMGLVMVAGGIFGTGIGALLFRFLQSIGQIDTVINILYVLMLGTIGGLMGQESLQALMARRGGAARPPRKRRHHPLVASLPMRWRFYRSGLYISPLAPLTIGAVVGVLTMLMGIGGGFVLVPAMLYILGMSANVVVGTSLFQILFVTIVTTMMHSLTTKAVDIVLAVMLLLGSVSGAQLGAKIAQRAPPERLRLLLAIIVLAVALRMAFGLGYRPPEIYSVVPL; via the coding sequence ATGGACGTTTACCTCCCCATCGCCAATCTTTCGGTTAACGGGCTGGTGATCGTTGCGCTCGGCGCGCTGACCGGCATCCTCTCCGGGGTGTTCGGGGTGGGCGGCGGGTTCCTGACCACGCCCTTGCTGATCTTCTACGGCGTTCCGCCCACCGTGGCGGCCGCGTCCGCCGCCAGCCAGGTGACGGGGGCCAGCGTTTCCGGCGTTCTTGCCCATGCCCAGCGCGGCGGGGTGGATTATCGCATGGGGCTGGTGATGGTGGCCGGCGGCATATTCGGAACCGGCATCGGGGCCTTGCTTTTCCGCTTCCTGCAATCGATCGGCCAGATCGATACGGTCATCAATATCCTCTATGTGCTGATGCTGGGCACGATCGGCGGATTGATGGGGCAGGAAAGCCTGCAGGCGCTGATGGCGCGGCGCGGCGGCGCGGCGCGGCCCCCCCGCAAGCGCCGCCATCATCCGCTTGTCGCCAGCCTGCCGATGCGCTGGCGGTTCTACCGCTCCGGCCTCTACATCTCGCCCCTGGCCCCGCTGACGATCGGGGCGGTGGTGGGCGTGCTGACCATGCTGATGGGCATCGGCGGCGGTTTCGTGCTGGTGCCCGCCATGTTGTATATCCTGGGCATGAGCGCCAATGTCGTGGTCGGGACATCGCTGTTCCAGATCCTGTTCGTGACCATCGTCACCACCATGATGCATTCGCTGACGACCAAGGCGGTGGATATCGTGCTGGCGGTGATGCTGCTGCTCGGCTCGGTGTCCGGGGCGCAGCTCGGCGCGAAGATCGCGCAACGCGCGCCACCCGAACGGCTTCGCCTGCTGCTGGCCATCATCGTGCTGGCGGTGGCGCTGCGCATGGCCTTCGGGCTGGGCTACCGCCCGCCGGAAATCTATTCCGTGGTGCCGTTGTGA
- a CDS encoding 7-carboxy-7-deazaguanine synthase QueE yields the protein MPLTLATTAPGEPEIFASLQGEGPSAGLPCTFIRLSRCNLACLWCDTAYTWHFTGDNRPHRDGITHDRATNQVTLSEDDTAARIAALGQPRLVITGGEPLLQAPALARLLARLPGIRVEVETNGTVEPPAALDPLIQQYNVSPKLAHSGNPAELALPPERLRDWAANQRAWFKFVIALPSDVDEVLALQGEYKIAAERIFLMPEGTDSATLREREKWLAELCLRHGFRMSDRLHIHLYGDTRGT from the coding sequence ATGCCGCTGACCCTCGCCACCACCGCACCCGGCGAGCCGGAAATCTTCGCCTCGTTGCAGGGCGAAGGCCCATCGGCCGGGCTGCCCTGCACCTTCATCCGCCTGTCGCGCTGCAATCTCGCCTGCCTGTGGTGCGACACCGCCTACACCTGGCATTTCACCGGCGACAACCGCCCGCATCGCGACGGCATCACCCATGATCGCGCCACCAACCAGGTCACATTATCTGAAGACGATACGGCCGCGCGGATCGCCGCGCTCGGCCAGCCCCGGCTGGTAATCACCGGCGGGGAACCGCTGCTGCAGGCCCCTGCCCTTGCCCGCCTGCTGGCCCGCCTGCCCGGCATCCGGGTGGAAGTCGAAACCAACGGCACGGTGGAGCCGCCCGCCGCGCTCGACCCGCTGATCCAGCAATACAACGTCAGCCCCAAGCTGGCCCACAGCGGCAATCCGGCGGAGCTTGCCCTGCCGCCCGAGCGGCTGCGGGATTGGGCCGCGAACCAGCGTGCGTGGTTCAAATTCGTGATCGCGCTGCCCTCGGACGTGGACGAAGTGCTTGCGCTGCAAGGCGAATATAAAATTGCCGCAGAACGCATCTTCCTGATGCCCGAAGGCACGGACAGCGCGACCCTGCGCGAGCGCGAGAAATGGCTGGCGGAGCTGTGCCTGCGGCACGGTTTCCGGATGAGCGACCGGCTGCATATCCACCTGTATGGAGATACGCGGGGAACGTAG
- a CDS encoding SIMPL domain-containing protein, translating into MPETNPESSPPASPFWRDPASRRWLASSGIVAIGLILGGYLLGDGLTRARHADRSVTVRGLAEREVTADLATWTIAYSATAGDLASAQGSVDRDTASIKAFFAELGFPANALQPAGVNVSQFTTDGVPQFTVRQRMTLRSTDIKRAQEAVRKQFDLVKRGVVLEEGSGMAYTFTKLNDIKPAMVAEATKDARAAAEQFAEDSGTSVGGIKQATQGYFSVEARDGDSGGGWGVSDTPYKKVRVVTTIDFYLR; encoded by the coding sequence ATGCCCGAAACTAACCCTGAAAGCTCGCCCCCGGCCAGCCCCTTCTGGCGCGACCCGGCCAGCCGCCGCTGGCTGGCCAGTTCCGGCATCGTCGCGATCGGCCTGATCCTGGGCGGCTATCTCCTCGGGGACGGCCTCACCCGGGCGCGCCATGCGGACCGGTCCGTCACCGTGCGCGGTCTGGCGGAGCGCGAAGTGACCGCCGACCTCGCCACCTGGACGATCGCCTATTCCGCCACCGCCGGCGATCTCGCCTCTGCGCAGGGCAGCGTCGACCGGGACACCGCCTCGATCAAGGCCTTCTTCGCGGAGCTTGGGTTTCCCGCCAATGCATTGCAGCCTGCCGGCGTCAATGTCTCCCAGTTCACCACCGATGGCGTCCCGCAGTTCACCGTCAGGCAGCGCATGACCTTGCGCAGCACGGACATCAAGCGCGCGCAGGAAGCGGTCCGCAAGCAATTCGACCTGGTGAAGCGCGGCGTCGTTCTGGAGGAAGGGTCGGGCATGGCCTACACCTTCACCAAGCTCAACGACATCAAGCCCGCCATGGTGGCCGAAGCGACCAAGGACGCCCGCGCCGCCGCGGAACAATTCGCCGAGGACAGCGGCACCAGCGTCGGCGGCATCAAGCAGGCGACCCAGGGCTATTTCTCGGTCGAAGCGCGCGACGGCGACAGCGGCGGGGGCTGGGGCGTGTCGGATACGCCCTACAAGAAGGTACGGGTCGTCACCACGATAGACTTCTATCTTCGCTGA
- a CDS encoding metallophosphoesterase family protein: protein MLARLKNLFHRNEAAPGAAVPEGARVYAIGDIHGHFDMLRRLAESIEADDGAAPPAQTTVILLGDLVDRGPHSARVIDFAREWQRSRDVRILCGNHEEMFLRSFENEDVLRHFLMHGGRETILSYGLAEDRYRRASLAELTEWMRAHVPPADLDFIRSFEDMIAIGDYLFVHAGIAPEIALEEQTASDLRWIREPFLSYPGDHGHVVVHGHTITRNAEDRGNRIGIDTGAYCYGRLTALVLEGTRRRYLETRADP, encoded by the coding sequence GTGCTCGCTCGATTGAAGAACCTGTTCCATCGCAACGAAGCGGCCCCCGGCGCAGCCGTGCCGGAAGGCGCGCGCGTCTATGCGATCGGGGATATCCACGGCCATTTCGACATGCTGCGCCGCCTCGCCGAATCCATCGAGGCCGACGACGGCGCCGCGCCACCCGCGCAAACCACGGTCATTCTGCTGGGCGATCTGGTGGACCGCGGGCCGCACAGCGCGCGGGTGATCGATTTCGCGCGCGAATGGCAGCGCAGCCGCGATGTCAGGATATTGTGCGGCAATCATGAGGAGATGTTCCTGCGCAGCTTCGAGAACGAGGATGTCCTGCGGCATTTCCTGATGCACGGCGGAAGGGAAACCATCCTCAGCTACGGGCTGGCCGAAGATCGCTACCGGCGCGCCTCGCTGGCCGAACTGACGGAATGGATGCGCGCCCATGTTCCGCCCGCCGATCTCGATTTCATCCGCTCCTTCGAGGATATGATCGCCATCGGCGATTATCTGTTCGTCCACGCCGGCATCGCGCCGGAAATCGCGCTGGAGGAGCAGACGGCCAGCGATCTGCGATGGATTCGCGAACCGTTCCTGTCCTATCCGGGAGATCACGGGCATGTGGTGGTGCATGGGCATACGATAACCCGCAACGCGGAGGATCGGGGCAACCGCATCGGAATCGATACGGGGGCCTATTGCTATGGACGCTTGACCGCGCTGGTGCTGGAAGGCACTCGGCGGCGATATCTTGAAACCCGGGCCGATCCGTAA
- a CDS encoding UDP-glucose/GDP-mannose dehydrogenase family protein → MKIAMVGAGYVGLVSGACLADFGHEVVCIDKDPARISRLQNGIMPIYEPGLAELVSGNMRAGRLAFSTDLAESIKGAQAIFIAVGTPSRRGDGHADLSFVYAVAKEIGANLRDPAVIVTKSTVPVGTGDEVERILRDSGTKAQFAVVSNPEFLREGAAIGDFKRPDRIVIGAEDEFGRQIMKEVYRPLFLNKAPILFTSRRSAELIKYAANAFLATKITFINEMADLCEKVGGNVQDVARGIGLDNRIGPKFLHAGPGYGGSCFPKDTLALLKTAEDYDSPVRIVEAVVKVNDSRKRAMGRKVIEALGGPDATRGKRVALLGLTFKPNTDDMRDAPSLVIAQALIDAGVEVMAYDPEGMELAQPLMPGVTMCASPYAAADGADAIALVTEWDAFRALDLERIKAVVKAPVMVDLRNVYDPAEMRAAGFAYMSIGRA, encoded by the coding sequence ATGAAGATCGCCATGGTCGGCGCGGGTTATGTCGGGCTGGTATCGGGCGCCTGCCTTGCCGATTTCGGGCATGAGGTGGTCTGCATAGACAAGGACCCGGCCAGGATCAGCCGGCTGCAGAACGGCATCATGCCGATCTACGAACCGGGCCTGGCCGAGCTGGTGTCCGGCAATATGCGGGCCGGGCGGCTGGCCTTCTCCACCGACCTGGCCGAATCCATCAAGGGCGCGCAGGCGATCTTCATCGCGGTGGGCACCCCTTCCCGCCGGGGCGACGGCCATGCGGACCTTTCGTTCGTCTATGCGGTGGCGAAGGAAATCGGCGCGAACCTGCGCGATCCGGCGGTGATCGTCACCAAGTCCACGGTGCCGGTCGGCACCGGCGACGAGGTGGAGCGCATCCTGCGCGATTCGGGCACGAAGGCGCAGTTCGCGGTGGTGTCCAATCCGGAATTTCTGCGGGAAGGCGCGGCGATCGGCGATTTCAAGCGGCCCGACCGGATCGTGATCGGGGCGGAGGACGAGTTCGGCCGCCAGATCATGAAAGAAGTCTACCGCCCGCTCTTTCTCAACAAGGCGCCGATCCTGTTCACCAGCCGCCGCAGCGCGGAGCTTATCAAATATGCCGCCAACGCCTTCCTCGCCACCAAGATCACCTTCATCAACGAGATGGCGGATCTGTGCGAGAAGGTCGGCGGCAATGTGCAGGACGTGGCGCGCGGCATCGGGCTGGACAACCGGATCGGCCCCAAATTCCTTCATGCCGGGCCGGGCTACGGCGGCAGTTGCTTCCCCAAGGACACGCTGGCCCTGCTCAAGACGGCGGAGGATTACGACAGCCCGGTGCGGATCGTGGAGGCGGTGGTCAAGGTCAACGACAGCCGCAAGCGGGCGATGGGCCGCAAGGTGATCGAAGCGCTCGGCGGGCCGGACGCCACGCGCGGCAAGCGCGTCGCGCTGCTGGGGCTGACCTTCAAGCCCAACACCGATGACATGCGCGACGCCCCTTCCCTCGTCATCGCGCAGGCCCTGATCGACGCGGGGGTGGAAGTGATGGCCTACGACCCCGAAGGGATGGAACTGGCCCAGCCGCTGATGCCCGGGGTGACGATGTGCGCCAGCCCCTATGCAGCCGCGGACGGCGCGGACGCGATCGCGCTGGTGACGGAATGGGACGCCTTCCGCGCGCTCGACCTCGAGCGGATCAAGGCGGTGGTGAAGGCCCCGGTGATGGTGGACCTGCGCAATGTCTACGACCCCGCCGAGATGCGCGCGGCCGGCTTCGCCTATATGAGCATCGGCCGGGCCTGA
- a CDS encoding glycosyl transferase family protein → MLLGFTPLEWVALAGYELLLFAGLFFLIGSMDDIAVDLVWLWLKLTGKAEMETVDRAALRGRPLSGRAAVMIPAWREAEVIGATVSHALEAWPQDDLRIYVGCYRNDPATVSAAIAAAGGNPRVRLVVHGRDGPSSKADCLNRIYAALCEDERRSGVRARIVLLHDAEDMVDPAALPLLDRALAQAEFVQLPVLPQVQPDSRWIAGHYCDEFAESHGKAMVVREALGAGLPAAGVGCAFSRDALERIALRTGRPEAPFAGESLTEDYELGLKIGALGGKSRFLRIRGQDGQLVATRAFFPGTLNEAVRQKTRWIHGIAFQGWDRLGWEGSLVERWMRLRDRRGPLAGLVLASGYLFFLIITFLWLTSLLGWVDMPKPGAMLQVILLVNVASFLWRAAWRFAFTTQEYGVVEGFAAILRIPFANVITIIAGRRALAAYLRSLNGHAPVWDKTEHRSHPAILKGAVSR, encoded by the coding sequence GTGTTGCTGGGGTTCACACCACTCGAATGGGTGGCGCTGGCCGGCTATGAGCTGCTGCTCTTCGCCGGTCTTTTCTTCCTGATCGGCTCGATGGACGATATCGCGGTCGATCTGGTCTGGCTTTGGCTCAAGCTGACCGGCAAGGCCGAAATGGAAACCGTCGATCGCGCGGCATTGCGCGGCCGTCCGCTCTCCGGACGGGCGGCGGTGATGATCCCGGCCTGGCGGGAAGCCGAGGTGATCGGCGCCACTGTCTCCCATGCGCTGGAAGCCTGGCCGCAGGACGATCTGCGGATCTATGTCGGATGCTACCGCAACGATCCCGCGACCGTGAGCGCGGCCATCGCGGCGGCGGGCGGCAATCCACGGGTGCGGCTGGTCGTTCATGGGCGCGACGGCCCCAGCAGCAAGGCGGACTGCCTCAACCGGATATACGCGGCGCTGTGCGAGGATGAGCGGCGCAGCGGCGTGCGGGCGCGGATCGTGCTTCTGCACGATGCGGAGGATATGGTCGATCCCGCCGCGCTGCCCCTGCTCGACCGCGCACTTGCGCAGGCGGAGTTCGTCCAATTGCCGGTGCTGCCTCAGGTCCAGCCGGATTCGCGCTGGATCGCGGGGCATTATTGTGACGAGTTCGCTGAATCCCATGGCAAGGCGATGGTCGTGCGCGAAGCCTTGGGGGCCGGCTTGCCCGCCGCCGGGGTGGGCTGCGCCTTTTCCCGCGACGCGCTGGAAAGGATAGCGCTGCGGACCGGGCGCCCCGAGGCACCCTTTGCCGGGGAATCGCTGACGGAGGATTACGAACTCGGCTTGAAGATCGGCGCGCTGGGCGGAAAATCGCGGTTCCTGCGGATACGCGGGCAGGATGGGCAACTGGTCGCCACCCGCGCTTTTTTCCCCGGAACGCTGAATGAAGCGGTTCGCCAGAAAACCCGCTGGATTCACGGGATCGCCTTCCAGGGCTGGGACAGGCTGGGTTGGGAGGGTTCGCTGGTCGAACGATGGATGCGCTTGCGAGACAGGCGCGGGCCGCTGGCGGGGCTTGTGCTCGCCTCGGGCTATCTGTTCTTCCTCATCATCACCTTTCTCTGGCTGACCAGCCTGCTGGGCTGGGTCGACATGCCGAAGCCCGGCGCGATGCTGCAGGTCATCCTGCTGGTCAATGTCGCGAGCTTTCTGTGGCGCGCGGCCTGGCGCTTCGCCTTCACCACGCAGGAATATGGGGTGGTGGAGGGGTTCGCCGCGATCCTGCGCATTCCCTTCGCCAATGTCATCACGATCATCGCGGGGAGGCGCGCCCTGGCGGCCTATTTGCGGTCGCTCAACGGCCATGCACCCGTTTGGGACAAGACGGAGCATCGATCCCATCCCGCCATCCTCAAGGGCGCCGTATCACGATGA